A stretch of Janibacter endophyticus DNA encodes these proteins:
- a CDS encoding MFS transporter, which produces MTVPPPELLSRSSAQGRLALTAVTLGSGIALLDGTVVGIALPTIGRDLGSSLAGLQWINNGFVLALAALILVGGGLGDRLGRRRVYLVGVVWFGLASLLCALAPSTEMLVGARVLQGIGAALLTPGALAIIQSSFRPADRPWAIGTWAGVSGVATAIGPFLGGWVLDHLTWHWIFAINVPLCALVVTLALRAVPESRDEESSGRFDVAGAVATVVVLAALTWLLIDGPGAKGWQLALAGLAAAAAAVAFVVAERRAARPLVPFALFRSPVFSAANLMTFLVYGALGAIMFVLVIQLQTSLGWSPLASGLATLPVTVLLLLLSPRMAELARRTGPRLPMTAGPLICALGVLVLAAVGPGSSWVLVVAGTTVFALGLATLVSPLTSAVLAAAPDRLAGAASGINNAVARTGTLLAVAAIPPLVGLSGDDYRDPAALTDGYRLAAYAVACLLVAGGAVSWVGLRDRSG; this is translated from the coding sequence GTGACCGTCCCCCCGCCCGAGCTGCTCAGCCGCTCCTCGGCCCAGGGCCGGCTCGCGCTCACCGCGGTGACGCTGGGCTCGGGCATCGCTCTCCTCGACGGGACCGTCGTCGGGATCGCCCTGCCGACGATCGGTCGCGACCTCGGCAGCAGCCTCGCCGGGTTGCAGTGGATCAACAACGGCTTCGTCCTCGCCCTGGCCGCGCTCATCCTCGTCGGCGGAGGGCTCGGCGACCGGCTCGGACGGCGACGGGTCTACCTCGTCGGGGTCGTCTGGTTCGGGCTCGCCTCGCTGCTGTGCGCCCTCGCGCCGAGCACCGAGATGCTCGTCGGTGCGCGGGTCCTCCAGGGGATCGGGGCCGCCCTGCTCACCCCCGGCGCGCTCGCCATCATCCAGAGCTCCTTCCGCCCTGCGGACCGGCCGTGGGCGATCGGGACGTGGGCCGGCGTGTCCGGGGTCGCGACCGCGATCGGCCCCTTCCTCGGCGGCTGGGTCCTCGACCACCTCACGTGGCACTGGATCTTCGCGATCAACGTCCCACTCTGCGCACTCGTCGTGACCCTCGCCCTGCGCGCCGTGCCGGAGAGCCGGGACGAGGAGTCGAGCGGCCGCTTCGACGTCGCCGGGGCGGTGGCGACGGTCGTCGTCCTCGCCGCACTCACCTGGCTGCTCATCGACGGGCCCGGGGCGAAGGGGTGGCAGCTCGCCCTGGCGGGACTGGCGGCGGCTGCCGCCGCCGTCGCCTTCGTCGTCGCGGAGCGCCGCGCAGCCCGGCCGCTCGTCCCCTTCGCCCTCTTCCGCTCCCCCGTCTTCTCCGCGGCGAACCTCATGACCTTCCTCGTCTACGGCGCGCTCGGGGCGATCATGTTCGTCCTCGTCATCCAGCTGCAGACCTCGCTCGGCTGGTCACCACTGGCCTCCGGCCTGGCGACACTCCCGGTCACGGTGCTCCTGCTCCTGCTCTCCCCGCGCATGGCGGAGCTGGCGAGGCGGACGGGTCCACGACTCCCGATGACCGCCGGCCCGCTGATCTGCGCCCTCGGGGTCCTCGTCCTCGCGGCGGTCGGGCCGGGGTCGTCGTGGGTGCTCGTGGTGGCGGGCACGACGGTCTTCGCGCTCGGGCTGGCGACGCTCGTCTCGCCGCTCACCTCGGCGGTCCTGGCCGCGGCCCCCGACCGGCTCGCGGGTGCGGCCAGCGGGATCAACAACGCCGTCGCCCGGACCGGCACGCTCCTCGCGGTGGCGGCGATCCCTCCGCTCGTCGGGCTGTCCGGTGACGACTACCGGGACCCGGCCGCGCTGACCGACGGCTACCGGCTGGCGGCCTACGCCGTCGCCTGCCTGCTCGTGGCGGGCGGCGCGGTGAGCTGGGTCGGGCTCAGAGACCGGAGCGGCTGA